In one window of Hemicordylus capensis ecotype Gifberg chromosome 10, rHemCap1.1.pri, whole genome shotgun sequence DNA:
- the HYPK gene encoding huntingtin-interacting protein K, giving the protein MAAEGDVELELEAEPNGSAVGGEGAGGRPAEKPRKHDSGAADLERVTDYAEEKEIQSSNLETAMSVIGDRRSREQKAKQEREKELAKVTIKKEDLELIMNEMEISRVAAERSLREHMGNVVEALITLTN; this is encoded by the exons ATGGCGGCCGAGGGGGATGTCGAGCTGGAGCTGGAAGCGGAGCCCAACGGCTCGGCGGTCGGCGGGGAAGGGGCCGGAGGACGGCCGGCCGAGAAGCCGCGCAAGCACGACAGCGGCGCGGCGGACCTCGAGCGAGTCACCGACTACGCCGAGGAGAAGGAGATCCAGAGCTCCAACCTGGAGACG GCGATGTCAGTGATAGGAGACCGGAGATCCAGAGAGCAGAAAGCAAAGCAGGAGCG GGAAAAGGAACTGGCCAAAGTTACTATCAAGAAGGAGGATTTGGAGTTGATT ATGAACGAAATGGAGATATCCAGGGTGGCAGCAGAGCGCAGCTTGCGAGAACACATGGGGAATGTCGTGGAGGCACTGATCACCCTCACCAATTGA
- the FURIN gene encoding furin, which translates to MEPRPCLLLLLWTLGAPLAREALGQHIYTNTWAVLVPDGPQEAERLARKHGFRNLGPIVGDYFHFSHRAVAKRALSPHHSWHSSLGREPQVLWLEQQVAKRRRKRDAFLEPTDPKFPQQWYLSNGNQRDLNVRAAWQQGYTGRGIVVSILDDGIEKNHPDLEANYDPEASFDVNDQDSDPQPRYTQMNDNRHGTRCAGEVAAAASNGVCGVGVAYNAQIGGVRMLDGEVTDAVEARSLGLNPHHIHIYSASWGPEDDGKTVDGPARLAEEAFYRGVSQGRNGLGSIFVWASGNGGREHDSCNCDGYTNSIYTLSISSTTQLGNVPWYSEACSSTLATTYSSGSQNEKQIVTTDLRQKCTESHTGTSASAPLAAGIIALALEANKNLTWRDMQHLVVRTSKPAHLNTDDWSTNGVGRKVSHSYGYGLLDAGAMVALARNWTSVGPQRRCVIDVLAEPRDIGKRLEVRQKVGACLGQASYIHQLEHVQARLTLSYNRRGDLAIHLVSPMGTRSTLLAARPHDYSADGFSDWAFMTTHSWDEDPAGDWLLEIENTSEANNYGTLTKFTLVLYGTASDPPSLSNQFESSGCKTLATGQACVVCEEGFYLHQKSCLKSCPPGFAPGPGPAPPLGNSLDPHLSPRLCVPCHPSCATCLGPAATHCLSCPAHAHYSRQEQTCSHQTQSSRASPALSERVALASPGAPSRLPIVVATLGCAFIALVFVTVFLVLQLRSGLRLRGVKVYSLESGSIIAYKGLPSDAWQEGPDEEEEEEGERTAFIRDQSTL; encoded by the exons aTGGAGCCCCGGCCTTGCCTGCTGCTCTTGCTGTGGACTCTGGGAGCCCCCCTGGCCCGAGAGGCGCTCGGCCAGCACATCTACACCAACACCTGGGCCGTGCTGGTGCCGGACGGGCCCCAGGAAGCCGAACGGCTGGCCCGGAAGCACGGATTCCGCAACCTGGGCCCG ATCGTCGGCGATTATTTCCACTTCTCCCACCGGGCCGTCGCCAAGCGGGCGCTCTCGCCCCATCACTCCTGGCACAGCTCCTTGGGCCGAGAGCCGCAG GTGCTCTGGCTGGAGCAGCAGGTGGCCAAGCGCCGGAGGAAGCGGGACGccttcctggagcccacagaccCCAAGTTCCCGCAGCAGTGGTACCTG tccaacGGGAATCAGCGGGACCTGAACGTGCGGGCCGCCTGGCAGCAGGGCTACACGGGCCGCGGCATCGTGGTCTCCATCTTGGACGACGGCATCGAGAAGAACCACCCGGACCTAGAAGCCAATTAT gACCCTGAGGCCAGCTTTGATGTCAACGACCAGGATTCCGACCCCCAGCCGCGCTACACGCAAATGAACGACAACCG GCACGGCACGCGGTGTGCGGGCGAAGTGGCTGCCGCAGCCAGCAACGGCGTTTGTGGCGTGGGGGTGGCTTACAACGCCCAGATTGGAG GGGTCCGCATGTTGGACGGGGAGGTGACGGACGCCGTGGAGGCCCGCTCCCTGGGCCTGAACCCCCACCACATCCACATCTACAGCGCCAGCTGGGGCCCCGAGGACGACGGCAAGACGGTGGACGGGCCGGCCCGCCTGGCGGAGGAAGCCTTCTACCGCGGGGTCAGCCAG GGCCGCAACGGGCTGGGCTCCATCTTCGTCTGGGCCTCGGGGAACGGCGGCCGCGAGCACGACAGCTGCAACTGCGACGGCTACACCAACAGCATCTACACCCTCTCCATCAGCAGCACCACCCAGCTGGGCAACGTCCCCTGGTACAGCGAGGCCTGCTCCTCCACCCTGGCCACCACCTACAGCAGCGGCAGCCAGAACGAGAAGCAGATC GTGACCACGGACCTGAGGCAGAAATGCACAGAGTCGCACACAGGCACCTCGGCCTCGGCGCCCCTCGCAGCGGGCATCATCGCCCTGGCCCTGGAAGCCAA CAAGAACCTCACCTGGCGTGACATGCAGCACCTCGTCGTGCGGACCTCGAAGCCCGCGCACCTCAACACCGACGACTGGAGCACCAACGGGGTGGGCCGCAAAG tcAGCCACTCGTATGGCTACGGACTCTTGGATGCGGGAGCCATGGTGGCGCTGGCCAGGAACTGGACCTCCGTGGGGCCGCAGCGGAGATGCGTCATTGACGTCCTCGCGGAGCCGAG GGACATTGGGAAGCGGCTGGAGGTCCGCCAGAAGGTGGGAGCCTGCCTGGGCCAGGCCAGCTACATCCACCAGCTGGAGCACGTCCAGGCCCGGCTGACGCTCTCCTACAACCGCCGGGGAGACCTGGCCATCCACCTGGTCAGCCCGATGGGCACCCGGTCCACGCTGCTGGCCGCCAG GCCCCACGACTACTCTGCGGACGGCTTCAGCGACTGGGCCTTCATGACGACGCACTCCTGGGACGAGGATCCGGCTGGCGACTGGTTGCTGGAGATCGAGAACACCAGCGAAGCCAACAATTACG GCACCCTCACCAAGTTCACGCTGGTTCTCTACGGGACGGCCTCCGACCCTCCCAGCCTCTCCAACCAGTTTGAGAGCAGCGGCTGCAAGACCCTGGCGACCGGCCAGGCCTGTGTGG tGTGTGAAGAGGGCTTCTACCTGCACCAGAAGAGCTGCCTGAAGAGCTGCCCGCCTGGCTTTGCCCCTGGACCGGGGCCTGCCCCCCCGCTGGGGAACAGCCTCGACCCCCACCTGAGCCCGCGCCTCTGCGTGCCCTGCCACCCGTCCTGCGCCACCTGCCTGGGCCCGGCCGCCACCCACTGCCTGTCCTGCCCGGCCCACGCCCACTACAGCCGCCAGGAGCAGACCTGCTCCCACCAGACGCAGAGCAGCCGGGCCTCGCCCGCCCTGAGCGAGAGGGTGGCCCTGGCCAGCCCGGGGGCCCCCTCCCGCCTGCCCATCGTGGTGGCCACCCTGGGCTGTGCCTTCATCGCGCTGGTCTTCGTCACCGTCTTCCTGGTGCTGCAGCTGCGGTCGGGGCTGCGGCTCCGAGGGGTCAAGGTCTACTCGCTGGAGAGCGGCAGCATCATCGCCTACAAGGGGCTGCCCTCGGACGCCTGGCAGGAGGGGcccgacgaggaggaggaggaggagggcgagagGACTGCCTTCATCAGAGACCAGAGCACCCTTTGA
- the LOC128334907 gene encoding gametogenetin-like, whose amino-acid sequence MPSRRGGGGGGGGERGRPWRGPGCLLVPPAERSPTKPAGPGQCARPAARRGKQVRHGRSAEGLVLLAPPLPSPPLPLQRARLAAERRSRTALPDRSAAGRQEALLPKASAGGLLRGAATEFCSRDLKAWEAPSPAPASPASSPPPPPHTHTPRDAHRTFSARVLGTNCSWTHKNVRISNSG is encoded by the exons ATGCCGTCACgccgaggaggaggcggcggcggcggcggcgagagaGGCAGGCCGTGGCGCGGCCCCGGCTGCCTGCTTGTCCCTCCAGCGGAGCGCTCCCCCACCAAGCCCGCGGGCCCGGGGCAGTGCGCGCGCCCCGCTGCCCGCCGAGGGAAGCAGGTCCGGCACGGGCGCTCGGCAGAGGGGCTGGTCCTGCTGGCTCCCCCGCTGCCATcgcctccccttcctctccagaGGGCGAGGCTTGCCGCGGAGAGGAGAAGCAGGACGGCCCTACCTGACAGGTCGGCGGCGGGAAGGCAGGAGGCTCTGCTGCCGAAGGCGTCTGCTGGGGGCCTGCTCCGAGGCGCAGCGACGGAGTTTTGCAGCCGGGACCTGAAGGCCTGGGAGgcgccctcccccgcccctgcgAGTCcagcatcatcaccaccacccccgccacacacacacacaccccgtgacgcACACAGGACTTTTAGCGCACGGGTTCTGGGCACAAACTGCAGctggactcacaagaatgtcagaataTCAAACAG CGGCTGA
- the MFAP1 gene encoding microfibrillar-associated protein 1 codes for MSGSSNALMKQPPIQSTAGAVPVRNEKGEISMEKVKVKRYVSGKRPDYAPIESPDEEDEEFQFIKKAKEQELEPEEQEEDLASDPRLRRLQNRITEDVEERLARHRKIVEPEVIGESDSEVEGETWRVEREDTSEEEEEEIDDEEIERRRSMMRQRAQERKNEELEVMELEDEGRSGEESESESEYEEYTDSEDETEPRLKPVFIRKKDRVTVQEREAEALKQKELEQEAKRVAEERRKYTLKIVEEEAKKELEENRRSLAALDALDTDDENDEEEYEAWKVRELKRIKRDREEREALEKEKAEIERVRNLTEEERRAELRANGKVITNKAVKGKYKFLQKYYHRGAFFMDEDEDVYKRDFSAPTLEDHFNKTILPKVMQVKNFGRSGRTKYTHLVDQDTTSFDSAWGQESAQNTKFFKQKAAGVRDVFERPSAKKRKVT; via the exons atgtCGGGCTCCAGCAACGCCCTCATGAAGCAGCCCCCGATCCAGTCCACGGCGGGGGCCGTGCCCGTCCGCAACGAGAAGG GGGAGATCTCCATGGAGAAGGTGAAAGTGAAGCGCTATGTCTCGGGGAAGCGGCCAGACTATGCTCCCATAGAGTCCCCtgatgaggaggatgaggagTTCCAGTTCAtcaagaaggccaaggagcaggAGCTGGAACCAGAGGAGCAGGAAGAGGATCTGGCCAGCGACCCCCGTTTGCGCCGCCTGCAGAACCGTATCACTGAGGATGTGGAGGAGAG GCTGGCCAGACACCGTAAGATTGTGGAACCAGAGGTGATCGGGGAGAGTGACTCAGAAGTGGAGGGAGAAACCTGGCGTGTGGAGCGAGAGGACAccagtgaggaggaagaggaggagatcgATGATGAG GAAATTGAACGTCGCCGGAGTATGATGCGCCAGCGGGCTCAGGAACGTAAAAATGAGGAGCTGGAAGTGATGGAGCTGGAGGATGAGGGCCGTTCCGGAGAGGAGTCCGAGTCTGAGTCGGAGTATGAGGAGTATACAGACAGCGAGGATGAGACTGAGCCGCGCCTCAAGCCCGTCTTCATCCGCAA GAAGGACAGGGTCACAGTTCAGGAGCGAGAGGCAGAGGCTCTGAAGCAGAAGGAGCTGGAGCAAGAGGCCAAGCGGGTGGCTGAGGAGAGGCGCAAGTACACCCTGAAG ATAGTCGAAGAAGAAGCCAAGAAAGAGCTGGAGGAGAACAGGCGCTCGCTGGCGGCCCTCGATGCTCTGGACACGGATGATGAGAATGATGAGGAGGAATACGAGGCCTGGAAAGTGAGGGAGTTGAAGCGGATCAAGCGAGATCGTGAGGAGCGCGAGGC GCTAGAGAAGGAGAAGGCTGAGATTGAGCGGGTGCGGAACCTAACTGAGGAGGAACGCCGTGCAGAGCTCCGAGCCAACGGCAAGGTCATTACCAACAAGGCCGTGAAGGGCAAATACAAGTTCCTGCAGAAGTACTACCACCGAGGGGCCTTCTTCATG GATGAAGATGAGGATGTGTACAAGAGGGACTTCAGTGCCCCTACCCTGGAAGATCACTTCAACAAGACGATCTTGCCTAAAGTCATGCAG GTGAAGAATTTCGGGCGCTCTGGGCGGACAAAGTACACACACTTGGTAGACCAGGATACAACTTCCTTTGACTCTGCGTGGGGCCAGGAGAGTGCACAGAATACAAAATTCTTCAAGCAAAAAGCAGCTGGTGTGCGGGATGTCTTTGAGAGACCTTCTGCCAAGAAGCGGAAGGTTACCTGA